A stretch of the Thermococcus sp. genome encodes the following:
- a CDS encoding DUF835 domain-containing protein produces MGDNLVIFILFLKIGMGIIFLNAFFRSSRKSALLISLGWITSATLPIKRVPFHGIYLDSVIMGVSTALTLVGILLLIEEETGRHSPTAMHLTLPVIPVAYGIFESLMKENCACVYATSGVLLVIGGVVIIEFLSKYYHSQAKLFGVTILLSGVASMAYPSLYFNGMMPEQIEMYGATLLALLTAYAYYQIIYSKRFLEIHKIPTNSSSGPDISPGVYIMSLTEFKEIRQKLRRYPVLAFLRTTPGEEGWITYWIRTIEGPDTIPPTSLYRITQLTSQYLNEMTQAKKNGIVVLEAPEFLKLYNDFRSVLKLLSSLRDISIIFRATLIVVTEKDTWEDKEWPLLVRILH; encoded by the coding sequence ATGGGTGACAATCTAGTGATCTTTATACTCTTTCTTAAAATTGGAATGGGAATTATATTTTTGAATGCTTTTTTCAGAAGTAGTCGAAAATCGGCTCTTTTGATATCCCTTGGGTGGATAACCAGTGCTACCTTGCCTATAAAGCGCGTGCCTTTCCATGGGATATACCTGGATTCCGTCATCATGGGAGTATCCACTGCACTTACCCTTGTCGGGATATTACTTCTGATTGAGGAGGAGACCGGCAGACACTCCCCCACCGCCATGCATTTAACCCTCCCAGTAATTCCAGTCGCCTATGGGATTTTTGAGAGCCTCATGAAAGAAAACTGCGCTTGTGTCTACGCAACATCGGGAGTTCTCCTAGTTATAGGTGGGGTGGTGATCATAGAATTTCTTTCCAAATACTACCACAGTCAAGCAAAGCTGTTTGGCGTGACTATTCTTCTTTCAGGAGTCGCTAGTATGGCATACCCCAGTCTGTATTTTAATGGAATGATGCCGGAGCAAATAGAAATGTACGGTGCAACATTATTGGCGCTCTTAACGGCCTATGCATATTATCAAATCATATACAGCAAGAGGTTCCTCGAAATCCACAAGATACCCACAAATTCTTCTTCGGGGCCCGATATATCCCCCGGGGTATACATAATGTCTCTCACTGAGTTCAAAGAGATTCGCCAGAAGTTAAGAAGATACCCCGTGCTTGCATTTTTGAGAACAACCCCTGGGGAAGAGGGTTGGATAACGTACTGGATACGAACTATTGAAGGTCCTGACACAATACCTCCCACATCTCTCTACAGAATAACACAACTCACCTCCCAGTATTTGAATGAGATGACACAGGCCAAAAAGAATGGGATTGTGGTTTTAGAGGCTCCTGAATTCTTAAAACTGTACAACGACTTCAGGAGTGTGTTAAAATTACTCTCCAGTCTCAGGGATATCTCCATAATATTTAGAGCAACCCTAATTGTGGTAACTGAAAAAGATACCTGGGAAGACAAAGAATGGCCCCTTCTAGTCAGGATACTCCACTAG
- a CDS encoding DOMON domain-containing protein produces MKPKNFGIVALLLVGVVFLSACTGGGGTSSPSQTTPSSTASPPQLGEWKADGVIGENEYAHQLSLAGGKLVVYWRNDGEYLYMALKGQTTGWVAIGFEPTDKMKDADMVFGWVQEGNAVVIDAYSTGTYGPHPPDEKLGGSSDIIEYAGKEENGYTVIEFKRKLNTGDQYDKAFTPGQKVKFIFAMADADDFTTKHNIARGYGELKLDG; encoded by the coding sequence ATGAAGCCGAAAAATTTTGGCATTGTTGCCCTTCTCTTGGTGGGGGTTGTATTTTTGAGCGCCTGCACAGGGGGAGGTGGTACGAGCTCACCCTCTCAAACGACTCCTTCTTCCACAGCTTCCCCGCCCCAGCTCGGGGAGTGGAAGGCCGACGGTGTGATAGGCGAAAATGAGTACGCCCACCAGCTTTCCCTGGCGGGTGGAAAGCTGGTCGTTTACTGGAGGAACGATGGTGAATATCTTTACATGGCCCTTAAGGGGCAGACGACCGGCTGGGTTGCCATAGGCTTCGAGCCCACCGACAAGATGAAAGACGCCGACATGGTCTTCGGCTGGGTTCAGGAAGGCAATGCCGTTGTGATCGATGCCTACTCAACCGGAACCTACGGGCCCCACCCGCCCGACGAGAAGCTCGGTGGGAGCAGCGACATAATCGAGTATGCCGGAAAGGAGGAGAACGGCTACACGGTGATAGAGTTCAAGAGAAAGCTCAACACCGGCGACCAGTACGACAAGGCCTTCACGCCCGGGCAGAAGGTCAAGTTCATCTTCGCGATGGCAGATGCTGACGACTTCACGACCAAGCACAACATAGCGAGGGGCTACGGGGAGCTTAAGCTCGACGGGTGA
- a CDS encoding GNAT family N-acetyltransferase gives MGIERVERPLELKGELLGFVFRVYQGTGGAYPALEWVEEKPSTDDFEGFRKVYEPFLEFRLGKEFDELYVLREDGRIIGTVALVYNLEGKDVWWVPEEIKNEKTGLIEFFMVDPSYKGKGYGSKLLEFAVGRLKELGKEAYVITFPHLEAYSYYMKKGFTKVMDYGEFVVLKKES, from the coding sequence ATGGGGATTGAGAGGGTTGAAAGGCCGCTTGAACTGAAGGGAGAGCTTCTCGGCTTCGTTTTCCGTGTCTACCAGGGCACCGGTGGGGCTTACCCGGCCCTTGAGTGGGTCGAGGAGAAGCCTTCAACGGACGACTTCGAGGGCTTCAGAAAGGTCTACGAGCCCTTCCTGGAGTTCAGACTAGGGAAGGAGTTCGACGAGCTCTACGTCCTGAGAGAGGACGGGCGAATAATAGGTACGGTGGCGCTCGTCTACAACCTTGAAGGTAAGGACGTCTGGTGGGTGCCTGAGGAAATAAAAAACGAGAAGACCGGCCTCATCGAGTTTTTCATGGTCGATCCGTCTTACAAGGGCAAAGGCTACGGCTCGAAGCTCCTCGAGTTCGCGGTGGGAAGGCTAAAGGAGTTAGGCAAGGAAGCCTACGTGATAACCTTCCCGCATCTTGAGGCATATTCATATTATATGAAAAAGGGCTTCACCAAGGTAATGGACTACGGGGAGTTCGTCGTGCTGAAAAAAGAAAGCTAG
- a CDS encoding ferritin family protein, whose translation MSMAEPLVKKAYETEKKAASSYTDGLGRIRGQGLKYTGVEKVVGRIAVDTIIHKHLMKAILEAQKELEKLAGEGPIEETKEVELVPEQKALVKRFAEMHLDIEKDMIETYQKMAEKMTHPLFKSLAEALVENEKEHHRILAELISKYKE comes from the coding sequence ATGTCCATGGCTGAACCCCTCGTTAAGAAGGCCTACGAAACCGAGAAAAAGGCCGCGTCAAGCTACACCGATGGCCTTGGAAGGATACGCGGTCAGGGACTTAAGTACACCGGCGTTGAGAAGGTCGTTGGCAGGATAGCCGTCGACACGATAATCCACAAGCACCTGATGAAGGCCATTCTGGAGGCCCAAAAGGAGCTGGAGAAGCTCGCGGGCGAGGGGCCCATAGAGGAGACCAAAGAGGTCGAACTTGTGCCCGAGCAGAAAGCCCTAGTCAAGCGCTTTGCCGAGATGCACCTGGACATAGAGAAGGACATGATAGAGACCTATCAGAAGATGGCGGAGAAGATGACCCACCCCCTGTTCAAGAGCCTCGCCGAGGCCCTGGTCGAGAACGAGAAGGAGCACCACAGGATTCTGGCGGAGCTGATATCAAAGTACAAGGAGTGA
- a CDS encoding iron-sulfur cluster assembly protein — MKVYMPGREWPEHYKAVLNELAEITDPVTGGDILDSGVVAGLEVSDDTLKVWLNFESHAEYNITGASAIAYSKIIGDIIERFALVRFQNVYVYDLKNNPVGVFENKKGYKIEDISTEKV, encoded by the coding sequence ATGAAGGTTTACATGCCGGGCAGGGAGTGGCCTGAGCACTATAAGGCTGTTCTCAATGAACTCGCGGAGATAACCGACCCCGTCACGGGGGGAGACATCCTCGACTCGGGTGTTGTTGCGGGGCTTGAGGTCTCGGACGACACGCTCAAGGTCTGGCTCAACTTCGAGAGCCACGCCGAGTACAACATAACGGGTGCGAGTGCGATAGCGTACTCCAAGATAATCGGCGACATAATCGAGCGCTTTGCCCTGGTCAGGTTCCAGAACGTCTACGTCTACGACCTCAAGAACAACCCCGTCGGAGTTTTTGAGAACAAGAAGGGATATAAGATTGAGGATATAAGCACGGAGAAGGTCTGA
- a CDS encoding ferritin family protein: MVQELDEGLPLEKVKDFSLEELLGMAIKAEIGARKFYESLAERLDIQALKEKIEWLADEEGKHEALLRNLYESMFPGKEVVFPGEHIGPELQPVARELHGAEDIIELIRWAMRAEEIAANFYAEIENIVEAEDKKRLMRYLSDMEKGHYYTLKAEYELLLDWSMYSQMMNLGP, encoded by the coding sequence ATGGTTCAGGAACTTGACGAGGGGCTTCCCCTCGAAAAGGTTAAGGATTTCTCCCTTGAGGAGCTCCTCGGAATGGCCATAAAGGCCGAAATCGGGGCAAGAAAGTTCTATGAAAGCCTGGCTGAAAGGCTCGATATCCAGGCCCTGAAGGAAAAGATTGAGTGGCTTGCCGACGAGGAAGGCAAACACGAGGCGCTCCTAAGAAACCTGTACGAGAGCATGTTTCCCGGAAAGGAAGTGGTCTTCCCTGGGGAGCACATAGGGCCCGAGCTTCAGCCCGTTGCAAGGGAGCTCCACGGGGCCGAGGACATCATAGAGCTGATACGCTGGGCAATGAGGGCCGAGGAGATAGCGGCCAACTTCTACGCCGAAATCGAGAACATCGTCGAAGCAGAGGACAAAAAGAGGCTCATGCGCTACCTAAGCGACATGGAAAAGGGGCACTACTACACCCTGAAAGCCGAGTACGAACTCCTCCTCGACTGGTCGATGTACAGCCAGATGATGAACCTCGGCCCGTGA
- a CDS encoding winged helix-turn-helix domain-containing protein produces MDRKLRNVLLWLLVGSKGGKTRVKILKLVRERPSNVHQLAKELNLNYRTVKYHLELMLEHGIVERVGEDYGAIYVLSEEVEKNWNEIESIIGVNGR; encoded by the coding sequence ATGGACAGAAAGCTCAGGAACGTCCTTCTCTGGCTACTGGTCGGCTCGAAGGGCGGAAAGACGAGGGTCAAAATCCTCAAGCTAGTCCGAGAGAGGCCCTCTAACGTGCACCAGCTCGCTAAGGAACTCAACCTTAACTACCGCACGGTAAAATACCACCTCGAACTCATGCTCGAGCACGGAATCGTTGAAAGGGTTGGCGAGGACTACGGGGCGATCTACGTGCTCTCCGAGGAAGTTGAGAAAAACTGGAATGAAATAGAAAGCATAATCGGGGTGAACGGAAGGTGA
- a CDS encoding ferritin family protein gives MNELEALALALEVEKAELKFYIRLAKKASDERAKKMFLFLAGEEAEHWDIFEEKFAGALVEKCELPAVDMEALDRLLVKVEEENLSEVDAVKIGMEQEKLTWEFYERAAKEAEHESVRRIFEELAKVEKAHYELLKAQYD, from the coding sequence ATGAACGAACTTGAAGCCCTTGCTCTTGCCCTTGAGGTCGAAAAGGCCGAGCTGAAGTTTTACATAAGGCTGGCAAAGAAGGCCAGCGACGAGAGGGCAAAGAAGATGTTCCTATTCCTGGCCGGGGAAGAGGCGGAGCACTGGGATATCTTTGAGGAGAAGTTCGCGGGGGCCCTGGTGGAGAAGTGTGAGCTTCCCGCGGTGGACATGGAGGCCCTCGACAGGCTCCTCGTCAAGGTCGAGGAGGAAAACCTAAGCGAGGTCGATGCGGTGAAGATCGGCATGGAACAGGAGAAGCTCACCTGGGAGTTCTACGAGAGAGCAGCGAAGGAAGCAGAACACGAGAGCGTTAGGAGGATCTTCGAGGAGCTGGCGAAGGTGGAAAAGGCCCACTACGAGCTGCTGAAGGCTCAGTACGACTAG
- the dps gene encoding DNA protection during starvation protein → MSEHNRRLVERAGIDVEKLLDMLLRAAAAEFTTYYYYTILRNYAAGLEGEAIKEIVEDARIEDRNHFEALVPRIYELGGDLPRDIRDFANMAWCRDAYLPEEPTIENILKVLLEAERCAVGVYTEICNYTMGKDPRTYDLALAILHEEIEHEAWFEELLTGKPSGHFRRGKPGESPYVSKFLK, encoded by the coding sequence ATGTCGGAACACAACAGAAGGTTGGTTGAAAGGGCAGGAATAGACGTGGAAAAGCTTTTGGATATGTTGCTGAGGGCAGCCGCTGCGGAGTTTACGACCTATTACTACTACACGATTCTGAGGAACTACGCGGCAGGCCTCGAGGGGGAGGCAATAAAGGAGATAGTTGAGGACGCCAGGATAGAGGACAGGAACCACTTCGAGGCCCTCGTGCCGAGGATATACGAACTTGGCGGAGACCTCCCCAGGGACATAAGGGACTTCGCAAACATGGCCTGGTGCCGCGACGCTTATCTGCCGGAGGAGCCCACCATCGAGAACATCCTTAAGGTTCTCCTTGAGGCAGAACGCTGTGCAGTCGGTGTTTACACCGAGATATGTAACTACACGATGGGCAAAGACCCGAGGACCTATGACCTCGCTCTGGCGATACTCCACGAGGAGATAGAGCACGAGGCCTGGTTTGAGGAACTGCTCACCGGCAAGCCGAGCGGCCACTTCAGGCGCGGAAAGCCCGGTGAAAGTCCATACGTCTCGAAGTTTCTGAAGTGA
- a CDS encoding encapsulin: MLGLNPISISREKPLSKEEIAQALRWAIEAELDAINFYEQFARFIEDEKLKSVFLDVAREEKAHVGEFMALLLHLDSEQVGELKDGFEEVEEMTGIRTELSSGDPEAGVADYMKVLRDAFLGAVERSRVLYNALPRTKMLGLQSYRVDVIEEKDGVRVARQEYRPIPLLTKKFYVGLRELSDGSFDPAVAVKAGELLVKDEEALLIRELLSAGSKSAPLGDWESTEGALDSLMTALQMASESSSGPFALVINPKRYAKLLRVHEQGGKMLIEVLKGVFRGGIFVTPSLDENKVVVFANTPAVLDIVIGQEPDLKELGPEGEEVAFLVSEALALRVKDPGSIVVLG; the protein is encoded by the coding sequence ATGCTGGGTCTGAACCCCATTTCGATATCCCGGGAGAAACCCCTATCCAAGGAGGAAATAGCCCAGGCCCTTCGCTGGGCCATTGAGGCAGAACTCGATGCCATAAACTTCTACGAGCAGTTCGCTCGATTTATCGAGGACGAAAAGCTTAAGAGTGTCTTCCTGGACGTCGCTAGGGAAGAGAAGGCCCATGTGGGCGAGTTCATGGCACTGCTCCTCCACCTGGACTCCGAGCAGGTAGGGGAGCTCAAGGACGGTTTTGAAGAGGTCGAGGAGATGACGGGCATTAGGACTGAGCTCTCTTCGGGCGATCCAGAGGCCGGGGTCGCTGACTACATGAAAGTTCTGAGGGACGCGTTCCTGGGAGCAGTTGAGAGGAGCAGGGTGCTCTACAACGCCCTCCCAAGAACCAAGATGCTCGGCCTCCAGTCCTACAGGGTGGACGTGATAGAGGAGAAGGACGGTGTCAGGGTCGCAAGGCAGGAGTACAGGCCGATCCCCCTGCTGACGAAGAAGTTCTACGTTGGCCTGAGAGAGCTCAGCGACGGTTCCTTTGATCCGGCCGTTGCCGTAAAGGCCGGGGAGCTCTTGGTTAAGGACGAGGAGGCTCTCCTTATAAGAGAACTCCTCTCGGCCGGCTCAAAGAGCGCTCCCCTGGGAGACTGGGAGTCCACTGAAGGCGCCCTCGACAGCCTGATGACGGCCCTGCAGATGGCCAGCGAGTCCTCCTCTGGGCCCTTTGCCCTTGTGATCAACCCCAAGAGGTACGCAAAGCTCCTCCGCGTTCACGAGCAGGGAGGGAAGATGCTGATTGAGGTCCTCAAAGGGGTTTTCCGCGGAGGAATATTCGTAACGCCGAGCCTGGACGAGAACAAGGTAGTGGTGTTCGCGAACACCCCAGCCGTTCTCGACATCGTAATAGGCCAGGAGCCCGACCTCAAGGAACTCGGTCCGGAAGGGGAGGAGGTTGCATTCCTTGTGAGTGAAGCACTCGCCCTGAGGGTTAAGGACCCAGGCTCCATCGTGGTGTTGGGCTGA
- a CDS encoding Fur family transcriptional regulator codes for MWREKAVERLKRGGYKLTPQRLRLIEVLDELGKSHPSLTELLEEIRKEFPTMSFSTLYSNLLTLRELGLVELFSLEGETRVEVNTEPHVNIIEGERIIDVNDPEIIEAIRRKTGRRVKLVNVLVE; via the coding sequence ATGTGGAGGGAAAAAGCGGTAGAAAGACTCAAGAGGGGTGGCTACAAGCTCACACCCCAGAGGCTCAGGCTGATAGAGGTTCTCGATGAGCTCGGGAAGTCCCACCCATCGCTCACCGAGCTCCTGGAGGAGATAAGGAAGGAGTTCCCCACGATGAGCTTTTCGACGCTCTACTCCAACCTCCTGACCCTGAGGGAGCTCGGGTTAGTTGAGCTCTTCTCCCTCGAAGGTGAGACCAGGGTAGAGGTAAACACCGAGCCTCACGTGAACATCATAGAGGGGGAGAGGATAATCGACGTTAACGACCCGGAGATAATAGAGGCCATAAGGAGAAAAACGGGGAGAAGGGTTAAGCTCGTCAATGTGCTAGTCGAATAA
- a CDS encoding iron-sulfur cluster assembly protein, which produces MGLFELFRAKKRPEKGPRKDLPPEVSRVVGILRNVHDPETGLSIVDEGLLYGLTVERDEVDVFLLMARSTPECHFCQMLAINVQNRILREIVDALKREGFNRIRIYNEIGLLLAEG; this is translated from the coding sequence TTGGGACTCTTTGAACTTTTTAGGGCAAAAAAGAGGCCCGAAAAGGGGCCCAGGAAGGACCTGCCCCCCGAGGTCTCCAGGGTAGTTGGGATTTTGCGGAACGTTCACGACCCCGAAACCGGGCTCAGCATAGTCGATGAGGGTCTCCTCTACGGCTTAACAGTGGAAAGGGACGAGGTCGATGTTTTCCTTCTGATGGCCAGGTCAACGCCGGAGTGCCATTTCTGCCAGATGCTGGCAATAAACGTCCAAAACAGAATTCTGAGAGAGATAGTGGACGCCCTGAAGAGGGAAGGGTTTAATAGAATAAGAATCTACAACGAAATTGGACTGTTGCTTGCGGAGGGATGA
- a CDS encoding molybdopterin-dependent oxidoreductase — MRKEIFALSILLLLVATTYWLGGGKNTTQVPKEQLSSGQSGVIQITGLVERPYNITYEELRKFPSREVESPLYCVSQPDQVRKNGTWKGVPLKAILELARPRGGAYKVALYASDGFTTDFYLDAVMADEDIIIAYEFNGEPITPRIVAPGRWGYKWIKYLTRIELVSYDFKGTWESAGYPDDALILDGSSPGR; from the coding sequence TTGAGAAAAGAAATATTTGCCCTTTCCATACTTCTCCTGCTGGTCGCCACCACGTACTGGCTCGGCGGCGGCAAAAACACAACGCAGGTGCCGAAAGAACAGCTCTCCAGCGGGCAGTCTGGAGTTATCCAGATCACCGGACTCGTCGAGAGGCCCTACAACATAACCTACGAGGAGCTCAGGAAGTTCCCCTCCAGGGAGGTGGAGTCGCCCCTCTACTGCGTGAGCCAGCCCGACCAGGTCAGGAAGAACGGGACGTGGAAGGGAGTCCCGTTAAAGGCGATTCTTGAACTGGCAAGGCCCAGGGGCGGGGCGTACAAGGTGGCCCTCTACGCGAGCGACGGTTTTACAACGGACTTCTATCTCGACGCTGTGATGGCGGACGAGGACATCATCATAGCCTACGAGTTCAACGGTGAGCCGATAACTCCCCGAATAGTCGCCCCTGGCCGGTGGGGTTACAAGTGGATCAAGTACCTGACGAGGATAGAGCTTGTAAGCTACGACTTCAAGGGCACGTGGGAGAGCGCGGGTTATCCCGACGACGCGCTGATACTGGACGGCTCTTCACCGGGAAGGTGA